A single genomic interval of Polaribacter vadi harbors:
- a CDS encoding alginate export family protein, which produces MKKQYVILGLMLVCFQFSNAQFTLDGEFRPRTEYRHGFGSLIPDASDAGFGISTRVRLNTSYMTDNYWVYVSLQDIMVWGENRQILPYDQNNSFAVFQAWAEIKLGENTSTKVGRQVLSYDDQRILGGLDWAQQGRNHDAALIKYKKDNFMLDFGLAFNQDYSNPTGFVSTGTEYSTTGFFSYKTMQMLYMKQKWDKLTGSLLLLNNGFQKYDTNNVADGVSNLQTLGTHLEYKSGSLGIAANAYLQTGKRQGEVEVKGAYLLGLDFTYKASSKVGLGAGLEIISGNDGNAGETGAFFPLYGTNHKFNGFMDYFYVGNHANSIGLVDVHASANFTLSNASSLMVKVLNFRGEQALASGEKSLGTEVDLVYKRKFKGYALVLGYSQMFVSDGMYELKGVTEAEAAGTQNWAWAMLVIKPKFLGGN; this is translated from the coding sequence ATGAAAAAACAATACGTAATTTTAGGATTAATGCTTGTGTGTTTCCAATTTTCAAATGCACAGTTTACATTAGATGGAGAGTTTAGACCAAGAACAGAATATCGTCATGGATTTGGAAGTTTAATTCCAGATGCATCAGATGCAGGTTTCGGAATTTCTACTAGAGTAAGATTAAATACTAGTTATATGACTGATAATTACTGGGTATATGTTAGTTTGCAAGACATAATGGTTTGGGGAGAAAACAGACAAATTTTACCTTATGATCAGAATAATTCTTTCGCCGTTTTTCAAGCTTGGGCAGAAATTAAGTTAGGAGAAAATACTTCAACAAAAGTAGGTCGTCAAGTATTATCTTATGATGATCAAAGAATTTTAGGAGGATTAGATTGGGCGCAACAAGGTCGTAATCATGATGCAGCTTTAATAAAATATAAGAAAGACAACTTTATGTTAGATTTTGGTTTGGCTTTTAATCAAGATTATTCTAATCCAACAGGATTTGTATCAACAGGTACAGAATATAGTACTACAGGTTTTTTCTCATATAAAACGATGCAAATGTTATATATGAAACAAAAATGGGACAAATTAACAGGTAGTCTTTTATTATTAAATAATGGATTTCAAAAATATGACACTAATAATGTTGCAGATGGTGTAAGTAATTTACAAACCTTAGGAACACATTTAGAGTATAAATCTGGAAGTTTAGGAATTGCTGCAAATGCATATTTGCAAACAGGAAAACGTCAAGGAGAAGTAGAAGTAAAAGGAGCGTATTTATTAGGATTAGATTTTACTTACAAAGCATCTTCAAAAGTTGGTTTAGGAGCAGGGTTAGAAATTATTAGCGGTAATGATGGTAATGCTGGTGAAACAGGAGCTTTCTTCCCTTTATATGGAACAAATCATAAATTTAATGGGTTTATGGATTATTTTTATGTTGGTAATCATGCAAATTCTATTGGTTTGGTTGATGTTCATGCAAGTGCAAATTTCACTTTAAGTAATGCATCAAGTTTAATGGTTAAAGTTTTAAACTTTAGAGGAGAACAAGCATTGGCTAGTGGAGAAAAGTCTTTAGGAACTGAAGTAGATTTAGTGTATAAGAGAAAATTTAAAGGCTATGCTTTAGTGCTAGGCTATTCTCAAATGTTTGTAAGTGATGGAATGTATGAATTAAAAGGAGTAACAGAAGCTGAAGCTGCAGGAACTCAAAATTGGGCTTGGGCAATGTTAGTAATTAAGCCTAAGTTTTTAGGAGGTAATTAA
- a CDS encoding nitrate reductase: MIKNEIKTTCSYCGVGCGIIVKKDINNKVFVEGDKDHPVNKGMLCSKGMNLHYVANDTSDRILYPEMRWSRSHPRERVSWDTALDRAASVFKSIIKKHGPDSVAFYVSGQSLTEEYYIANKLTKGFLGTNNIDTNSRLCMSSAVVGYKKTFGEDSVPISYADIELADTFLITGANPAWCHPILFRRIEKHKEENPNVKIIVIDPRKTDSANFADLHLQLIPGTDVILHNAIGRHLYKSGLINEDFIKNHTEGFDGYEKIIFETSLKQASKICGVSQDDIKKAAEIIGLSKGFISMWAMGLNQSVIGTDKNTSLLNLSLITGQVGKPGSGPFSLTGQPNAMGGREVGGMANLLAVHKDLQNEEHRREVAQFWGVDKISPKPGLTATEMFSALESGKLKAVWIVCTNPLVSMPNSHQIEKAMANSKFVVVQEISHKSDTVKYADLVLPAAAWLEKEGTMTNSERRISYLPKEIEAPGEARPDVEIFCDFAQRMGFRGFNYNNASEIYDEYASMTKGTNIDVSFLNYDRLKNEGTFQWPVNEYRHKGTPRLFEDKKFYTPSQKAIFNVPSTLENTSVKTNSEFPLILTTGRVRDQWHTMTKTGKVARLKTHYPKPVLEINPVDAYLNKISDGDITEIKSGNGIVRVRAKITDAIKEGVVFLPMHWGKVLQSNLNRANNLTNTHVDPVSKEPDFKFTSVSVSKYKKPKDKIIIAGAGAAAFRFLQNYRDYNDVDEIHVFSKEENLFYNRVLLPEYITEELSWEQLLKIKNSELSNLNIKIHSETIIDKIDKEKKVVVDSKGETHTFDKLILATGSRPFIPKDVQIDLPGRFTMRNKTDADQFKKYLDDTGLPPEEQHVVIVGGGLLGLELAAAMKHKNVKITIVQRASRLMERQLDKISSKLLSLDVQERGIQIYFDNEVSTVFDDEDTGELTINLKSGKYITANAIVYAIGTRPNIEIAKNNGIICGRGVKVNQHLQSSDPSIFAIGEIAEFNNQLFGITSAAEEQAGILANFIAGDISEAYNGSVLMNILKFNDLNLCSIGEITVPENDSSYEEIIFTDISKRYYKKCIVKDDLLIGAVLVGDKNEFAEFKTMIESKIEMSDKRNTLLRGASNDKPVLGKLVCSCSQVGEGNIEEEIAKGCTNFTELCNKTGAGLGCGSCKTEVREILNNAKVGV; this comes from the coding sequence ATGATTAAAAATGAAATCAAAACAACATGCTCTTATTGTGGAGTTGGTTGTGGAATTATCGTAAAAAAAGACATTAACAACAAGGTTTTTGTTGAAGGTGATAAAGATCATCCTGTAAATAAAGGAATGTTATGTTCTAAAGGAATGAATCTGCATTATGTAGCTAATGATACTTCAGATAGAATTTTATATCCAGAAATGAGATGGAGTCGTTCACATCCACGTGAACGTGTTTCTTGGGATACTGCTTTAGATAGAGCTGCTAGTGTTTTTAAATCAATTATAAAAAAACACGGTCCAGATTCAGTTGCTTTTTATGTTTCAGGACAAAGTTTAACAGAAGAATATTATATCGCAAATAAACTAACAAAAGGGTTTTTAGGAACTAATAATATAGACACCAATTCTCGTTTATGTATGAGTTCTGCTGTTGTAGGTTACAAAAAAACTTTTGGAGAAGATAGTGTGCCAATTTCGTATGCAGATATAGAATTAGCAGATACTTTTTTAATAACAGGCGCAAATCCTGCTTGGTGTCATCCAATTTTATTTAGAAGGATTGAAAAACACAAAGAAGAAAATCCAAATGTAAAAATAATTGTAATTGATCCTCGTAAAACAGATTCTGCAAATTTTGCCGATTTACATTTACAGCTTATTCCAGGAACAGATGTTATTTTACACAATGCTATTGGTAGACATTTGTATAAAAGTGGTTTAATTAATGAAGATTTTATAAAAAATCATACAGAAGGTTTTGACGGTTATGAGAAAATTATTTTTGAAACAAGCCTAAAGCAAGCTTCTAAAATCTGTGGAGTTTCTCAAGATGATATCAAAAAAGCGGCAGAAATAATAGGTCTTTCTAAAGGGTTTATCAGTATGTGGGCTATGGGTTTAAATCAAAGTGTTATTGGTACAGATAAAAATACATCACTTTTAAATTTATCATTAATTACAGGTCAAGTTGGTAAACCTGGTTCAGGACCTTTTTCTTTAACAGGGCAGCCAAATGCAATGGGAGGAAGAGAAGTTGGTGGAATGGCAAATTTATTAGCAGTTCATAAAGATTTACAAAACGAAGAACATAGAAGAGAAGTGGCGCAATTTTGGGGAGTTGATAAAATATCTCCAAAACCAGGTTTAACAGCAACAGAAATGTTTTCTGCTTTAGAAAGTGGAAAATTAAAAGCAGTTTGGATTGTTTGTACAAATCCGTTAGTGAGTATGCCAAATTCTCATCAAATAGAAAAAGCAATGGCAAATTCTAAGTTTGTTGTGGTACAAGAAATTTCTCATAAATCAGATACTGTAAAGTATGCAGATTTGGTGTTGCCAGCAGCAGCTTGGTTAGAGAAAGAAGGAACCATGACAAATTCTGAACGTAGAATTTCTTATTTGCCTAAAGAAATTGAAGCTCCAGGAGAAGCAAGACCAGATGTAGAAATTTTTTGTGATTTTGCTCAAAGAATGGGTTTTAGAGGGTTTAATTATAATAATGCATCAGAAATTTATGATGAATATGCATCTATGACCAAAGGGACAAATATTGATGTTTCTTTTCTAAATTATGATCGATTAAAAAACGAAGGAACTTTTCAATGGCCTGTAAATGAATATCGCCATAAAGGAACTCCTCGTCTTTTTGAGGATAAGAAATTTTATACGCCTTCTCAAAAAGCAATTTTTAATGTTCCATCAACTTTAGAAAATACTTCTGTAAAGACAAATTCTGAATTTCCATTGATTTTAACTACAGGTCGTGTTAGAGATCAATGGCACACCATGACCAAAACAGGAAAAGTAGCAAGATTAAAAACACATTATCCGAAGCCTGTTTTAGAAATAAATCCTGTAGATGCATATTTAAACAAGATTTCAGATGGAGATATTACTGAAATTAAAAGCGGAAATGGTATAGTTAGAGTTCGTGCAAAAATTACAGACGCTATTAAAGAAGGTGTTGTTTTCTTGCCAATGCATTGGGGAAAAGTATTGCAAAGTAATTTAAATAGAGCTAATAATTTAACAAATACGCATGTAGATCCTGTTTCTAAAGAACCAGATTTTAAATTTACATCAGTATCTGTATCAAAATATAAAAAACCAAAAGACAAAATTATCATTGCAGGTGCAGGAGCAGCAGCTTTTCGTTTTTTACAAAATTATAGAGATTATAATGACGTTGATGAAATTCATGTTTTTTCTAAGGAAGAAAACTTGTTTTATAACCGAGTTTTATTGCCAGAATATATTACAGAAGAACTTTCATGGGAACAATTATTGAAGATTAAAAATTCAGAATTAAGCAATTTAAATATCAAAATTCACTCAGAAACTATTATTGATAAAATTGATAAAGAAAAGAAGGTAGTTGTAGATTCTAAAGGGGAAACACACACTTTTGATAAGTTGATTTTAGCAACAGGAAGTAGGCCTTTTATTCCTAAAGATGTACAAATAGATTTACCTGGTAGATTTACGATGCGTAATAAAACAGATGCAGATCAATTTAAAAAATATTTAGATGATACAGGTTTACCTCCAGAAGAACAACATGTAGTAATTGTTGGTGGAGGTTTGTTAGGTTTAGAGTTGGCAGCTGCAATGAAGCACAAGAATGTAAAAATTACCATTGTGCAAAGAGCTTCTCGATTAATGGAGCGTCAATTAGATAAAATTTCGAGTAAATTATTGTCTTTAGATGTTCAAGAAAGAGGCATTCAAATTTATTTTGATAATGAAGTAAGTACTGTTTTTGATGATGAAGATACTGGCGAATTAACCATCAATCTAAAAAGTGGAAAATACATAACTGCCAATGCAATTGTGTATGCTATTGGTACAAGACCCAATATAGAAATTGCTAAAAATAACGGAATTATTTGTGGACGTGGAGTAAAGGTAAATCAGCATTTACAATCTTCAGACCCAAGTATTTTTGCTATTGGAGAAATTGCAGAATTTAATAATCAATTATTCGGAATTACATCAGCAGCAGAAGAACAAGCAGGTATTTTAGCCAATTTTATAGCGGGAGATATTAGTGAAGCTTACAATGGCTCTGTGTTAATGAATATTCTAAAATTCAACGATTTAAACCTTTGTAGTATTGGTGAAATTACGGTTCCAGAAAACGATTCTAGTTACGAAGAAATTATTTTTACTGATATTTCTAAACGTTATTATAAAAAATGTATTGTAAAAGACGATTTGTTAATTGGAGCAGTTTTAGTTGGTGATAAAAATGAGTTTGCAGAATTCAAAACCATGATTGAGAGCAAAATCGAAATGTCTGACAAACGAAATACCTTGTTAAGAGGTGCATCAAACGATAAACCAGTTTTAGGAAAATTAGTATGTTCTTGTAGTCAAGTTGGAGAAGGAAATATCGAAGAAGAAATTGCAAAAGGATGTACAAATTTTACAGAATTATGTAATAAAACAGGAGCAGGTTTAGGTTGTGGAAGTTGCAAAACTGAAGTTAGAGAAATTTTGAACAATGCAAAAGTAGGTGTATGA
- a CDS encoding rubredoxin, with product MSKQLNRLIVKGGVLSPGELKYICESVESLGLKTISFGSRQDILLPKKVNSEDLTQFDKLKVVEVDEVGVENIVSSYVCADIFPSTSWLTGDRYLYLLEQFRSKSKLKINLTDPKQRLVPLFTGHINFIASEHEDYWYLYIRLPEWKKTKMYPALIYSWDLDKIEAAIEDILQEEPETIETIFELVSDAVDTNNRTVDKPLEVPFYPFPYFEGMNKIGMDKYWLGLYWRNNKYDISFLKEMCELCSENKIGKISITPWKSFIVKGIPKESKLTWEKFLGKRGINVRHSMLELNWHLPVANKDALNLKKYLVSNFDQNDISTYGLTFGITDYSKSSYYFTSIVVEKNKQPEMIGNFKTRDTYNLLYAKNFDPNTRDYILHVQDVDKVELPGLLMELSQLYFDQLGTEREEEKEVETKKETSELEVYQCADCLTIYDEHFGDATQNIPVETLFSELPSDYECSLCEAPKTNFKKIILVK from the coding sequence ATGAGCAAGCAGTTAAATAGATTAATCGTTAAAGGTGGAGTTTTATCTCCAGGAGAGCTAAAATACATTTGTGAGTCTGTAGAAAGTTTGGGTTTAAAAACTATTTCTTTTGGCTCTAGACAAGATATTTTATTGCCTAAAAAAGTAAATTCAGAAGACCTTACTCAGTTTGATAAACTAAAAGTTGTAGAAGTTGATGAGGTTGGTGTAGAAAACATTGTTTCCTCATATGTTTGTGCAGATATTTTTCCAAGTACTTCTTGGTTAACTGGTGATAGATACTTGTATTTGTTAGAGCAATTTCGTTCTAAATCTAAATTAAAAATCAATTTAACAGATCCAAAACAACGTTTGGTTCCGTTGTTTACTGGGCATATTAATTTTATTGCTTCAGAACACGAAGATTATTGGTATTTGTACATCAGACTTCCAGAATGGAAAAAAACAAAAATGTATCCTGCGTTAATTTATAGCTGGGATTTAGATAAAATTGAAGCCGCAATTGAAGATATACTTCAGGAAGAACCAGAAACCATAGAAACTATTTTTGAATTGGTAAGTGATGCAGTTGATACCAATAATAGAACAGTAGATAAGCCTTTAGAAGTGCCTTTTTACCCTTTTCCGTATTTTGAAGGAATGAATAAAATTGGAATGGATAAATATTGGTTGGGTTTGTATTGGAGAAATAATAAATATGATATCTCTTTTTTGAAGGAAATGTGCGAATTATGTTCAGAAAACAAGATTGGTAAAATATCTATTACTCCTTGGAAATCTTTTATTGTAAAAGGAATTCCCAAAGAATCTAAATTAACTTGGGAGAAGTTTTTAGGAAAAAGAGGAATTAACGTAAGGCATTCTATGTTAGAGCTAAATTGGCATTTGCCAGTAGCCAATAAAGATGCGCTAAATCTTAAAAAGTATTTGGTTTCTAATTTTGATCAAAATGATATTAGCACTTATGGTTTAACCTTCGGAATTACAGATTACAGTAAATCATCTTATTATTTTACTTCTATTGTAGTTGAAAAAAATAAACAACCAGAAATGATTGGTAATTTTAAAACTAGAGATACCTATAATTTGTTGTATGCAAAAAACTTCGACCCAAATACAAGAGATTATATTTTACATGTACAAGATGTAGATAAGGTAGAATTACCAGGTTTGTTAATGGAATTAAGTCAATTGTATTTTGATCAATTAGGAACAGAAAGAGAAGAAGAAAAAGAAGTTGAAACCAAAAAAGAAACTTCAGAATTAGAAGTGTACCAATGTGCAGACTGTTTAACAATTTATGACGAACATTTTGGAGATGCAACTCAAAATATTCCTGTAGAAACTTTATTTAGTGAACTTCCTTCAGATTATGAATGTTCTCTTTGTGAAGCTCCAAAAACTAATTTTAAGAAGATAATACTGGTAAAATAA
- a CDS encoding MFS transporter: MASLAQQKSTKLSLFNFKSISTRTFWITSISFFLCFFAWFGIVPFMPDVVKDLGLTPDQKWNSIILAVSGTVFARLLIGKLCDKYGPRLCYTWLLMLGAIPVILCGLVQTPTQFLICRLFIGFIGASFVITQVHTSLMFAPNIVGTANATSAGWGNLGGGANRLGMPLIAAAVVSFGVADAEAWRYSMVIAGIVCFLMGIVYFFFTKDTPRGNFKELKAAGEMIVAKKDQIGFLAVLKDYRVWILFVVYAASFGIELTVYGTMDDYLQNTFQLERVTAGNIVLSFALMNIFARTLGGFFGDKFGKLKGLRGRVLFLSFILTLQGIMLISFSSATSIVFGIVLLIFFSLTVQMAEGATFSVVPFINKKAIGSISGIVGAGGNVGAFLAAMLLKSKSAMAEKAAIVANEGLGEEVIKAAQSVASSSAVSSGYLLIGFVVVITGIAALAIKFSTEEEENEAPSNVKNTSPELIPIPVKR; the protein is encoded by the coding sequence ATGGCAAGTTTAGCACAACAAAAATCAACAAAACTAAGTTTATTTAATTTTAAGAGTATTTCTACTCGCACATTTTGGATTACTTCCATATCCTTCTTTTTATGCTTTTTCGCATGGTTTGGTATTGTTCCTTTTATGCCAGATGTTGTAAAAGATTTAGGATTAACTCCAGATCAAAAATGGAACTCAATTATTTTAGCGGTTTCAGGAACTGTATTTGCACGTTTACTAATTGGTAAATTGTGTGATAAATATGGTCCAAGATTATGTTATACATGGTTGTTAATGTTAGGCGCAATTCCTGTTATTTTATGTGGATTGGTTCAAACTCCTACACAATTTCTTATCTGTAGATTATTTATTGGTTTTATAGGGGCTTCCTTTGTAATAACGCAAGTACACACTTCATTAATGTTTGCTCCTAATATTGTAGGTACTGCAAATGCAACTTCTGCTGGTTGGGGAAATTTAGGTGGTGGAGCAAATAGGTTAGGAATGCCTCTAATTGCTGCTGCTGTAGTTTCATTTGGTGTTGCAGATGCTGAGGCTTGGAGATATTCTATGGTAATTGCAGGTATTGTCTGTTTTTTAATGGGAATCGTTTATTTCTTTTTCACAAAAGATACCCCAAGAGGAAATTTTAAAGAATTAAAAGCTGCAGGAGAAATGATTGTTGCTAAAAAAGATCAAATAGGTTTTTTAGCTGTTTTAAAAGATTATAGAGTTTGGATTTTATTTGTAGTATATGCTGCTAGTTTTGGAATAGAATTAACGGTTTATGGAACCATGGATGACTATCTGCAAAATACCTTTCAATTAGAAAGAGTAACAGCAGGTAATATTGTATTATCATTTGCTTTAATGAATATTTTTGCAAGAACTTTAGGTGGATTTTTTGGTGATAAATTTGGGAAACTAAAAGGATTAAGAGGTCGTGTTTTATTCTTATCTTTCATTCTTACTTTACAGGGAATTATGTTAATTTCTTTCTCAAGTGCAACAAGTATTGTTTTTGGAATTGTTTTATTGATTTTCTTTAGTTTAACCGTACAAATGGCAGAAGGCGCAACATTCTCTGTAGTGCCTTTTATTAATAAAAAAGCAATTGGTTCTATCTCTGGAATAGTTGGAGCAGGAGGAAATGTAGGTGCTTTTTTAGCAGCAATGTTGTTAAAATCAAAATCTGCGATGGCAGAAAAAGCAGCTATTGTTGCTAATGAAGGTTTAGGTGAAGAAGTAATAAAAGCAGCACAATCTGTAGCTTCATCAAGCGCTGTTTCAAGTGGGTATTTATTAATAGGTTTTGTAGTAGTAATTACAGGTATTGCTGCTTTAGCTATAAAATTTTCTACTGAAGAAGAAGAAAATGAAGCGCCATCTAATGTAAAAAATACAAGCCCAGAATTAATTCCTATACCTGTAAAACGTTAA
- a CDS encoding DUF3078 domain-containing protein, translated as MKKLSILLLLITISFSANAQTADELKKEQAPKKAEIAKLQGEVKALQAKIDALPGWRIGAFGTIGASLSGFNNWYARNAPDASAGNIGVTINGFANLIEEDFFWRNSGNINLGWVKLDDKSVTGDEGFETATDVFTISSLYGKRLNKKWAVSGLAEYRTTLIDNFNNPGYLDLGAGLTWTPTSHLVVVMHPGNYNFVFSDGDTAFESSLGAKVVADYTNKYGGLSIKSNLSLFQSYENGDLSNWTFTNSFGYTIWNGIGLGFEVGLRNNKQEALNSALNEFNSMTTIGTTPTPTFDNIDNKLQTYWLFGLSYAL; from the coding sequence ATGAAAAAATTATCAATTTTACTACTTTTAATAACGATTAGCTTTTCCGCAAACGCACAAACAGCTGACGAATTAAAAAAAGAACAAGCTCCTAAAAAAGCTGAAATTGCTAAATTACAGGGAGAAGTAAAAGCTTTACAGGCAAAAATAGATGCACTTCCAGGTTGGAGAATTGGTGCTTTTGGAACTATAGGAGCTAGCCTATCTGGTTTTAACAATTGGTATGCAAGAAATGCCCCAGATGCTTCTGCAGGTAATATTGGTGTTACTATAAATGGTTTTGCAAACTTAATTGAAGAAGATTTTTTCTGGAGAAACTCTGGAAACATCAATCTTGGTTGGGTAAAATTAGATGATAAATCTGTTACTGGAGATGAAGGTTTTGAAACTGCAACAGACGTTTTTACAATTAGCTCTTTATATGGTAAACGATTAAATAAAAAATGGGCAGTTTCTGGTTTAGCAGAATATAGAACTACGTTAATTGATAATTTCAACAACCCTGGTTATTTAGATTTAGGTGCTGGTTTAACGTGGACACCTACAAGCCATTTAGTAGTTGTAATGCATCCTGGAAACTACAATTTTGTTTTTAGTGATGGAGATACTGCTTTTGAATCTTCTTTAGGTGCAAAAGTTGTAGCAGATTACACTAATAAATATGGAGGTTTAAGTATAAAATCTAACTTATCATTGTTTCAAAGCTATGAAAATGGAGATTTATCTAACTGGACTTTTACAAACTCTTTTGGATACACAATTTGGAATGGAATTGGCTTAGGTTTTGAAGTTGGTTTAAGAAACAACAAACAAGAGGCTTTAAACAGTGCTCTTAACGAATTTAATTCAATGACAACTATTGGTACAACACCAACTCCAACATTCGATAATATTGACAACAAATTACAAACCTATTGGTTATTTGGTTTGAGTTATGCTTTATAA